Genomic window (Fusobacterium russii ATCC 25533):
GCTTTGAAGGATCATAAAAGAGCAGTATTAGTTGGAGAAAAGACATTTGGAAAGGGAAGTGTTCAGACATTGATTCCATTGCCCGATGGAGATGGTATAAAAATAACTACAGCAAAATATTATACTCCAAAAGGAATATCAATAAATGGAACAGGAATAGAGCCAGATGTAAAGGTAGAAGATAAGGATTATTATTTGATTTCTGAAGGTAGTATAACAAATGTTGATGAACAGGAAGAAAAGAATAATAAAAAAGAAAGGATAAAAGAAATTAAAGGAGAAAAAGCGGCTGAAGAAGTTGATACACACAAAGATATTCAACTTGAAGTAGGCAAAGGAGTTTTAAAAGGTATGCTTTTGAAAGGAAATAAATAGATGCTGTATATAGTGGCAACACCAATCGGTAATTTGGAAGATATGACTTTTAGAGCAGTAAGAATACTAAAAGAAGTAAACTATATCTTTGCAGAAGATACAAGAGTTACTAGAAAATTACTTTCATATTATGAAATAAATAATACTGTATATAGATATGATGAGCATACAAAGCAACATCAGATTGCCAATATAATAAATTTATTAAAAGAAGGAAAAAATATTGCTCTTGTTACAGATGCAGGCACACCATGCATATCTGACCCAGGCTATGAGCTTGTTGATGAGGTACATAAAGAGGGAATAAAGGTAATAGCTATACCTGGAGCAAGTGCATTAACATCAGCTATCTCTGTTTCAGGAGTAAATACTAGAAGATTTGCTTTTGAAGGTTTTCTTCCCAAAAAAAAAGGGAGGCAGACACTTTTTAAAGACTTAGCAGAAGAGAAAGAAAGAGCAATAGTAATTTATGAATCTCCTTTTAGGATTGAAAAAACTTTAAAAGATATAGAAAATTTTATGGGAGTAAGAGAGGTTGTTATTATAAGAGAAATAACTAAAATTTATGAAGAAGTTCTAAGAGGTAGTACAAGTGAGCTGATTAGTAAATTAGAGAAGAATCCTATAAAGGGAGAGATAGTCCTTATTATAAAACCTATGGAATAAGAGGAGAGTTTTATGTCAATGACACAAATAAATTGGTATCCCGGACATATGAAAAAAACTAAAGATCTTATCAAAGAAAACTTAAAATTGATAGATGTTGTTTTAGAAGTTGTTGATGCAAGGATTCCAATATCAAGTAAAAATCCTGATATAGCTAAATTAGCCCAAAATAAGAAGAGAATAATTGTGCTAAATAAATCAGATTTGCTTACTAAAGAAGAACTTATAAAGTGGAAAGAATATTTTAAAAATGAAAAATTGGCAGATGAGGTTGTGGAGTTAAGTGCAGAAACCGGTTTTAATGTTAAACAGCTTTATGTGGCAATAGAAAAAGTATCAAAGGAAAAAAAACAGAAATTATTAGAAAAAGGCTTAAAGAAAGTAAATATAAGGATAATAGTTTTAGGCATACCTAATGTTGGTAAATCAAGATTAATAAACAGAATTGTTGGGAAAAACAGTGCAGGCGTAGGAAATAAACCTGGTTTTACTAAAGGAAAACAATGGGTAAAAATAAAGGAAGGAATAGAGCTCTTAGATACACCCGGAATTTTATGGCCTAAGTTTGAGAGCCAAGAAGTTGGAATGAGGCTGGCAATAACAGGGGCAATAAGAGATGAAATACTACCGATAGAAGATGTAGCTTGCGAATTTATAAAAAAAATGATAAATTTGCATAAGTGGGAAGTATTGAAGCAGAGATACAGACTTTTAGAAGAAGACAAAGATGAAATAACTGAAAACATTTTAGAAAAAATTGCTCTTAGAATGTCTATGTTAAATAAGGGTGGCGAACTTAATATATTACAGGCAGCCTATACTTTATTGAGAGATTATAGAGCAGGAAAACTTGGGAAATTTGGGCTTGATAACTTTGAAAATTTTATGGATGATTAAATATAAAGGAGAAAACCTATGCTGAATTTAAAAGAAACTCATGAAATACTAGTTAATTTTTTAAAAGAAAATATAAATAAAGCAGGCTTTAAAAAAGCTGTTTTAGGATTATCAGGAGGAATAGATTCAGCTTTAGTTGCCTATCTTTTAAGAGATGCTCTGGGAGCAGAAAATGTTCTAGCAATAATGATGCCATATAAAAGTTCTAATCCGGATAGTTTATTACATGCCAAAATGGTGGTTGAAGACTTGAAAATAAATGCAAAGATAATTGAAATAACAGAGATGATAGATGCCTATTTTAAAAATGAACCTGATGCAACAATGTTAAGAAAAGGTAATAAAATGGCTAGAGAGAGAATGACAATACTTTTTGATTACTCTGCAAAAGAAGGGGCACTTGTTATAGGAACATCTAATAAAACAGAAACATATTTAGGTTACAGCACTCAGTTTGGTGATTCTGCATGTGCAATCAATCCGATAGGAGATTTATATAAATCTGATG
Coding sequences:
- a CDS encoding NAD+ synthase, whose protein sequence is MLNLKETHEILVNFLKENINKAGFKKAVLGLSGGIDSALVAYLLRDALGAENVLAIMMPYKSSNPDSLLHAKMVVEDLKINAKIIEITEMIDAYFKNEPDATMLRKGNKMARERMTILFDYSAKEGALVIGTSNKTETYLGYSTQFGDSACAINPIGDLYKSDVWALSKYLKIPQPLIDKKPSADLWEGQTDEQEMGLTYKEADKILYALLEESCSEEELLKKGFNPDIIKNIITRMTRSEYKRRMPLIAKLKR
- the rsmI gene encoding 16S rRNA (cytidine(1402)-2'-O)-methyltransferase, with the protein product MLYIVATPIGNLEDMTFRAVRILKEVNYIFAEDTRVTRKLLSYYEINNTVYRYDEHTKQHQIANIINLLKEGKNIALVTDAGTPCISDPGYELVDEVHKEGIKVIAIPGASALTSAISVSGVNTRRFAFEGFLPKKKGRQTLFKDLAEEKERAIVIYESPFRIEKTLKDIENFMGVREVVIIREITKIYEEVLRGSTSELISKLEKNPIKGEIVLIIKPME
- the ylqF gene encoding ribosome biogenesis GTPase YlqF: MSMTQINWYPGHMKKTKDLIKENLKLIDVVLEVVDARIPISSKNPDIAKLAQNKKRIIVLNKSDLLTKEELIKWKEYFKNEKLADEVVELSAETGFNVKQLYVAIEKVSKEKKQKLLEKGLKKVNIRIIVLGIPNVGKSRLINRIVGKNSAGVGNKPGFTKGKQWVKIKEGIELLDTPGILWPKFESQEVGMRLAITGAIRDEILPIEDVACEFIKKMINLHKWEVLKQRYRLLEEDKDEITENILEKIALRMSMLNKGGELNILQAAYTLLRDYRAGKLGKFGLDNFENFMDD